The Microbacterium sp. SORGH_AS_0862 region CTGCGGGTCGAGGGCCACGGAACCGATGCCGCTCTGGTTCACCGCCGAAGAGATGTAGAGCGGATCGCCGTCCGGGTCGACCCAGCCCTCGAGCACGTTCACCGACACGGTGCCGCCGGGCACGACCTGCGGCGACGGCCAGGTCGCGAGGCACGCCTCGACGCCGCACCACACCGGCGCGCTGTTCGCGCCGGGGGGCGACACGGTCAGCGTCACTGTCGCGGGTTGCGAGGTGAGCCCGTCGGTCGTCGTGCCGTCCGTGATCCGGTACCGGAAGGTCGCCGATCCACTCGCCTCCGGGGACACGCGCACGACGAGCTCCTGCTGCTCGTTCGAGACCGAGACGGTTCCGAACGCGGGATCGAGGCCCTCGATGGATGCGGCCACGATGCTCAGCACGTCCTCGTTCGGATCGTGGTCGTTGAGCAGGACGGGCAGGACGGCGCTGCGGCCGGCGCGCACCCCGAACGCATCGTCGACGGCGACGGGCGGCTTCGGATCGATCACGCGTTCGGCCTGGATGTCCTCCTGCTGCTGGGTCGGCACATCCTGGTCGGAATCCCACTGCTGCGAGGACGGCACGAGCGCGCCGTTCGGAAGCGTCCAGACCCAGCCGGAGCGCGTCTCGTTCAAGATCATGCGCGAGCCGTTGGTCAGGAACTCCGGCACGACCTCGTCGCCGAGCGAGCCTCCGGCGTAATCCAGGTCGCTCTGGCCCGCATCCGAGGACCACAGCGTTCCCTGCGCCTGGCTGTTGGGCAGCCAGGCCGCGTACATCACGCCCTTCGCCTCGGCCGGCGCGGCGGGAGTGCCCTGTGCGGCGTCGACGACGCGCTCGGGGCCCGAGCCGTCGAGGGGCACGGAGACCAGTCCGGTCGTGTCGGCGATGTAGACCCGGTCGCGCGACGAGCCCGACTTCTGCAGGACTCCGCCGATCGTCCCTGTCTCGAGGGGCTGATCGCGCCCGCGCAGCCACAGCAGCCCCGAGTCGGGCTCGAGGAGCGCCCACGTCGTGCCCACGGCGCTGAGAGTCCCGGATGCGGGGGCGTCGGACACCGTGTCCGAGCCCTCGATCTCGCCGGTGCGGGCGTCCGCGCGCACCACGCGCTCTTCGGCGGAGGAGTAGGCGTAGACGCTGCCGTCGACGCCGACCGCGACGCTGTCGGCGACGAAGACGGGACGTTCCTCCCCCTCCGCGACCTGCGTCTCGGCGTACGGATCGACGGGCACGGTGCTGCTCGGAGAGGCGAGCGAGCCGGCGAAGACGGCGCCGTTGTCGGTGCGGTAAACGATCGTGTCGCCCGTGGAGACGACGTCGACCGTGCCGGGCGGAGTGTTCTGGAACGCGTCCTCCGCGTCGGCGTTCAGATCGGCGGGCATCGCCATGTCGACGTCCGCGAAGCGGGTGTCGCCCTCGGCGTAGACCAGCAGCCGGTCCGCGTTCTGAACGAGCGCGCTGGGGTTCTCCACCTGCTTGACGGTGTCGATCTCGCCGACGGTCGTGTTCACGCGTGCGTAGCGTCGGCCCTCGCCGGACTGCATCGCCCAGATCGTGCCATCGTCGGGCGGCGTCTGCTGGGCGTCGAAACCCGGCCACACCACGGCGAGCGTCGTGACGATGGCGAGGACGGCGGCGACGGAGCCGCCGATGATCCAGCCGCGGCGATCGGCGAGCGGGGTGCGCGGGGCCTCGGCCATCTCAGGCTCCTCCGAGGACGAGGACGGTCACCAGGACGGCTGCCGCCGCGACGAGGGCGGCGCCGCCCACGAGCAGAGCGATCACGCCGCCGGAAAGTCTGCGTCCGCGCGGCGATGCGCCGGCGAGGACGGTGCCCTCGTCGGGGCGACGACCGCCGCGGTCGCGCGAGCGCACCGGCCGGCGCGATTCGTACTGGACGTTGGGGCGAACGGGGCCGCGAGCGCGATCGTCGGCGAAGTTCACGGGGGTCCCGGCCGATGCCCACTCGTCCACGGCGACTTCCATCGGGGTGTGCGGCAGGCCGAGCTCGTGCTGGATGAGCTGCAGCTCGTAGGCGAACTGGGCGGCCGAGGGGTGGCGGCCGGCGGGGTCGCGGTTCATCGAGCGCGACAGGACGGCTTCGAGACTCGCGGGGACGTCGTGCCGGCCGATGGGGGTGTAGGCGGCGCGGCGGATGCGGGCCTTGAGCTGGTCGCGGCCGTTCTGGCCGCTGCCGGGGTGCTCGAAGGGGCTGCGTCCCGCCAGCAGGGAGTACACGGTCGCTCCCAGCGCCCAGACCTCGGCGGGGACGGATCCCGCGATCCGCTCGTCGATGATCTCGGGCGCGCTCCACGGGACGGACATGGCGAACACTTCGTCGTCGCCGCGTCCGCCCACGGCGGTGGCGATGCCGAAGTCGGCGAGGACGGGAGCGCCGAAGGCGGTCACCAGCAGGTTGGAGGGCTTGATGTCGCGGTGGAGCAGCCCCGAGCGGTGCGCCGTCTCCAGCGCGGAGCCGATCCTGATGCCGGCCTGGAGAACCTCGGCCAGCGGGATCTCCTCGCGTCGATAGCGGGAGCCGAGGGATCCGGGGCAGTACTCCATGACCAGGTAGGGGCGCCCGTCGGAGGAGATGCTCGCCTGATAGATCGTGAGGATCGACGGGTGCGCGCTCAAGCGCGCCATGACGTCGGCCTCGGCATTGAACATGCGCAGCAGGCCGTCGTCGACGATGTCCTCGAGGAGGACTTTGACGGCGACAGGGCGGCGCGGCATGTCCTGCTCGAACAGGAAGACATCGGCGAAACCGCCGGTGCCGAGAGGTCGGACGTACGTGAAGCCGGGGAGAACGGGCGGTGCCGCGGGCAGTCTCTGCGCCACCGGCATCCCCCTTTCCGCGTACGACGTGCACACCCGACGTACGCGCGGGACGCTGCCCAACCTTCCTATCACAGCGTCGTGACCGCATCCGACTCGGAAACCTACGCTTGACACATGTCGTCCCAACTGTCCCGAGCGGCGAGTCCGTACCTCCGTCAGCACGCGGATCAGCCGGTGGCGTGGCACGCGTGGGGCGAGGTCGCTTTCGCCGAGGCTCGGCGGCGCGACGTGCCGGTCATGGTGTCGATCGGCTACGCCACGTGCCACTGGTGCCACGTCATGGCGGCGGAGTCGTTCTCCGATCCCGACATCGCGGCGCGTCTGAATCGGACCATGGTCTCGGTCAAGGTGGACCGTGAGGAGCATCCCGAGGTCGACGCGGTGTTCCTCGCCGCCGCCGCGGCGTTCACCCCGCATCTCGGCTGGCCCCTGACGGTCTTCACGACCCCGGAGGGCAAGCCCTTCTTCGCGGGGACCTACTGGCCGCCGACGGCGCGGGGCCGGCTTCCCGGGTTCGCCGACGTCATCGACGCCGTCGATCAGGCGTGGCGCGAACGCCGCGAGGCGGTGGCCGAGACCTCGGGTGCGCTCCAGCGCGCGCTCGACGCAGCGGCGCGCGAGAGGGGTGACGAGGCGCTCGATCCCGCATGGCCCACGGCCGAGGTCCGCGCACAGCTCGCCGCGCGCATCGCGGCGCGCGAGGATCTCGAGTTCGGCGGCTTCGCTCCTGCGGGAGCGGATGCGGCCACCCCCAAGTTCCCGGTCTGGCCCGTGCTCCGCTTCCTGCAGACCGAGCCCGACGAGGCCTCGCGGCGGCTCGCCCAACGCACCCTCGACCGCATGGCCCGCTCGCCGCTGCGCGACGCGGACGGCGGATTCTTCCGATACGCCACCCGGCGCGACTGGAGCGTGCCGCACTACGAGCGCATGCTCACCGACAATGCCGGTCTCATCCAGGTCGCCCTCGCCGCGGGGCGCGCCGACATCGCCTCCGCCGCGGCGGGATTCCTCGTCGACTCGCTTCAGCTCCCCTCCGGCGGATTCGCCGCCGCGCAGGACTCCGAATCCTGGATCGACGGCGAGCGCAGCGAAGGCGGGTTCTATCAGCGCGTTCTCGACGAGCGGAGCGGGCTGGAGCCCCCGCGCATCGATGACAAGCTGGTCAGCGGATGGAACGGTCTCGCCGTCGGGGCGCTCGCCGCGACGGGCGCACGCCTCGGGCGCGCGGACCTCGTGGACGCAGCCGTGCGTGCCGCCCTCGCCGTCGAGGAGTCGAACCTCGCCGCCGACGGGACCCTGCGCCGGGCATCCCTCGATGAGATCCTCTCGGGCGCGCCGGCGACGCTCGAGGACTACGGCGCCCTCGCCCAGGGCCTCGCGGCACTCGCGATAGCCACGGGATGCGTCGCCTATGCCGTTCAGGCGCGCCGGCTCGTGGACCTGTGCTGGCCGACCGAGGAGGCGGCCGTCGTTCCCGGCGGGCGCGACAGGGTGCTGGCGGCCCTGGGTGCGCCCGAGGTCGACGACGCCGACACCGATCGGCCGTCGGGCGCGGCGTCGATCGCCGAAGCCTCTCTCACCCTGTGGCGTCTGGGCGCGGGGGAGCGTTACCGGGGGCGGGCGCGCACGATCGTGGCGGCGCGCGCGACGCGCGCCGTCGAGGACCCTTTCTCACACGCCGCGGTGCTGCGTGTCGCCGCGTTGCTCGAGAGCGCCGGGC contains the following coding sequences:
- a CDS encoding thioredoxin domain-containing protein, whose amino-acid sequence is MSSQLSRAASPYLRQHADQPVAWHAWGEVAFAEARRRDVPVMVSIGYATCHWCHVMAAESFSDPDIAARLNRTMVSVKVDREEHPEVDAVFLAAAAAFTPHLGWPLTVFTTPEGKPFFAGTYWPPTARGRLPGFADVIDAVDQAWRERREAVAETSGALQRALDAAARERGDEALDPAWPTAEVRAQLAARIAAREDLEFGGFAPAGADAATPKFPVWPVLRFLQTEPDEASRRLAQRTLDRMARSPLRDADGGFFRYATRRDWSVPHYERMLTDNAGLIQVALAAGRADIASAAAGFLVDSLQLPSGGFAAAQDSESWIDGERSEGGFYQRVLDERSGLEPPRIDDKLVSGWNGLAVGALAATGARLGRADLVDAAVRAALAVEESNLAADGTLRRASLDEILSGAPATLEDYGALAQGLAALAIATGCVAYAVQARRLVDLCWPTEEAAVVPGGRDRVLAALGAPEVDDADTDRPSGAASIAEASLTLWRLGAGERYRGRARTIVAARATRAVEDPFSHAAVLRVAALLESAGRQIVVVADSDDDPLARAAHATGADVVVRVSEADARAWSEAGFSLLTGRSAADGRPTAYDCREFVCRLPIHDANGFSELDV
- a CDS encoding serine/threonine-protein kinase, with the translated sequence MPVAQRLPAAPPVLPGFTYVRPLGTGGFADVFLFEQDMPRRPVAVKVLLEDIVDDGLLRMFNAEADVMARLSAHPSILTIYQASISSDGRPYLVMEYCPGSLGSRYRREEIPLAEVLQAGIRIGSALETAHRSGLLHRDIKPSNLLVTAFGAPVLADFGIATAVGGRGDDEVFAMSVPWSAPEIIDERIAGSVPAEVWALGATVYSLLAGRSPFEHPGSGQNGRDQLKARIRRAAYTPIGRHDVPASLEAVLSRSMNRDPAGRHPSAAQFAYELQLIQHELGLPHTPMEVAVDEWASAGTPVNFADDRARGPVRPNVQYESRRPVRSRDRGGRRPDEGTVLAGASPRGRRLSGGVIALLVGGAALVAAAAVLVTVLVLGGA